The Triticum aestivum cultivar Chinese Spring chromosome 7B, IWGSC CS RefSeq v2.1, whole genome shotgun sequence genome window below encodes:
- the LOC123163091 gene encoding uncharacterized protein, whose amino-acid sequence MDGAVAPLPSWLELWNEWEIQTVVAASFSLQVILFFFARIRRYNVSSVLRVLLWLVYLLADVVATYALGHMSSSLSKKSSSEHQLVAFWAPFLLLHLGGQDTITAYALEDNELWLRHLLNMFVQVACTAYVLYKYIVAGGVTFVHTAMLVFAAGVFKYSERIWALKLASKGGSPYIGRRKRRLHTFRRWIYRIRHKYFTKKHVDVRAYEPSDTLTKKPSDTNTRSTFAQAMKRARRAKMVLSIPHLKSPWVEKTVEIEEGEEGDCFTKNKQFRTDVFIVMTAHVLRQVLVKPLIIDRNEASIDWDNHRIALLKKGLAREHQWESDQSKDALAKEKSHIGEMFKKIEVQLALMYDMMYTKAEVIHTGYGHCIRAISLVSCFATLVVFTKSKRDWYSTPDIVITFALLGGACALEMASILKAIGSTWTCASLRRGKWKWLANAVLFARYHILVVKDGRWSNSVGQFDFISFCVHSRKMDLKVRMARLIGLRDLWHKVRCTKHAKLSPAVKEFVWGLLRGDKSHMVRIEEVDIRSGNWARRFSGVAQIKQLDWSLSYGFHKSVLIWHIATSTFLNNPAVKSKLVDKDMAEAVNTLSDYMMYLLIEHRDILPIKAAAKDMFEETGLCYGLHMEGLSRPVYSFEKEEGLNRPIFSFEEDYPRPLHQSDACRHPEPNVVDSHQVILDYNKGSRHLKDEPDGVLAERLKYIEELYGDLTHPSWDDHRGDAVLVKACTLAHAMLNMELELGLAHMMPIIGTVWVEMLCHAATNASGGFHARQLSNGGEFLTHILLLTKYSYAINKKPAKPYIKPDEAVEASASGNVVINVDDGCNDEITEIHPI is encoded by the coding sequence ATGGATGGAGCTGTAGCGCCGTTGCCATCTTGGCTGGAACTGTGGAATGAGTGGGAGATCCAAACTGTTGTTGCTGCCAGCTTCAGTCTGCAGGTTATCCTCTTCTTCTTTGCTCGGATCCGCCGCTACAATGTATCATCTGTTCTCAGGGTCCTCCTCTGGCTGGTATATCTGCTTGCTGATGTCGTTGCAACATACGCCCTGGGGCACATGTCCTCGTCATTGTCGAAAAAATCATCCAGCGAGCACCAGCTGGTGGCGTTCTGGGCGCCGTTTCTCCTGCTGCACCTCGGCGGCCAGGACACCATCACCGCGTACGCCCTGGAGGACAATGAACTCTGGCTGCGTCACCTGCTAAACATGTTTGTGCAGGTTGCTTGTACTGCATATGTGCTCTACAAGTACATCGTTGCGGGTGGGGTGACCTTTGTCCATACCGCTATGCTTGTTTTTGCCGCCGGAGTTTTCAAGTATAGCGAGAGGATATGGGCGCTGAAGCTTGCAAGCAAGGGTGGTTCCCCTTACATAGGAAGGCGAAAGCGACGACTTCATACTTTTCGCCGGTGGATTTATCGTATTCGTCATAAGTATTTCACAAAGAAGCATGTTGACGTCCGCGCATATGAGCCTAGTGACACCCTCACAAAAAAGCCTAGTGACACCAACACCAGGAGCACATTTGCccaagcaatgaaaagagcccgAAGAGCAAAGATGGTGCTGTCGATTCCGCATCTGAAGAGTCCGTGGGTAGAAAAAACGGTCGAAatagaagaaggggaagaaggagacTGCTTCACCAAAAACAAACAATTTAGAACTGATGTATTTATTGTGATGACAGCACACGTGTTGCGCCAAGTACTTGTCAAGCCTTTAATCATAGACAGGAATGAGGCGTCCATAGATTGGGATAATCACCGCATTGCCCTACTAAAGAAGGGTCTTGCACGAGAACATCAATGGGAAAGCGACCAGAGCAAAGATGCATTGGCAAAGGAGAAGAGTCATATTGGGGAGATGTTCAAGAAAATAGAGGTGCAGCTCGCCCTGATGTACGACATGATGTACACCAAGGCAGAAGTGATCCACACAGGGTATGGCCACTGCATCCGTGCCATTTCACTTGTCTCTTGCTTCGCCACTCTTGTGGTCTTCACAAAAAGCAAGAGAGACTGGTACAGCACACCCGACATTGTTATCACTTTTGCTCTTCTGGGCGGAGCTTGTGCACTAGAGATGGCATCCATTTTGAAGGCGATTGGATCGACCTGGACATGTGCCAGCTTGAGACGCGGCAAGTGGAAGTGGCTGGCCAATGCAGTTCTTTTCGCACGTTACCACATCCTCGTGGTCAAGGATGGAAGGTGGTCCAATTCCGTCGGGCAATTTGACTTCATATCCTTCTGTGTTCACAGCAGAAAGATGGACCTCAAGGTTAGAATGGCCCGCTTGATTGGTCTCCGGGACTTGTGGCACAAAGTTCGCTGCACCAAACATGCCAAGCTTTCTCCTGCCGTGAAGGAGTTTGTATGGGGCTTGCTCCGAGGTGACAAGAGTCATATGGTACGAATTGAAGAAGTGGACATCCGGAGTGGGAACTGGGCTCGCAGGTTCAGCGGCGTCGCCCAGATCAAACAGCTTGATTGGAGCCTGAGTTATGGATTTCACAAGAGTGTGCTTATTTGGCATATAGCAACAAGCACCTTCCTCAATAACCCTGCCGTCAAATCGAAGCTGGTCGACAAGGACATGGCTGAAGCAGTGAATACTCTCTCTGATTACATGATGTACCTCCTCATCGAGCACCGTGACATTCTGCCCATCAAAGCAGCTGCTAAGGACATGTTCGAGGAAACCGGCCTCTGTTACGGTTTGCATATGGAAGGCTTGAGCAGACCTGTTTATTCTTTTGAAAAGGAGGAAGGCTTGAACAGACCTATTTTTTCTTTTGAAgaggattacccccggcctctacatcagagCGATGCATGCCGCCATCCAGAACCTAATGTGGTTGATTCTCACCAGGTAATTCTGGACTACAATAAAGGGAGCAGGCATCTTAAGGACGAACCAGATGGTGTCCTCGCGGAACGTCTTAAGTATATAGAAGAACTATATGGTGACTTGACGCATCCCAGTTGGGATGATCACCGGGGGGACGCTGTGCTGGTGAAAGCATGCACCCTTGCTCATGCAATGCTCAACATGGAGCTGGAGTTGGGTCTCGCACACATGATGCCGATAATTGGAACAGTGTGGGTGGAGATGTTGTGCCACGCAGCAACCAATGCATCCGGGGGATTCCACGCCAGGCAGTTGAGCAATGGTGGCGAGTTTCTTACCCACATCCTGCTCCTCACTAAATATTCCTATGCTATAAACAAGAAACCAGCAAAGCCGTACATAAAACCTGATGAAGCTGTGGAAGCTAGTGCTTCTGGGAACGTCGTAATAAATGTGGATGATGGCTGCAACGATGAGATCACCGAAATCCACCCAATATAG